Genomic segment of Zootoca vivipara chromosome 4, rZooViv1.1, whole genome shotgun sequence:
CAcccaacttccaaggaaggagagtccaccaccttctgcgggagcccgttccactgctgaacagctcttaccaccagaaagttcttcctgatgtttagtcagaatctcctttcttttcattcGAATCCACTGGTTTcgggttctaccctccagagcaggagaaaacaagcttgctctatcttccatgtgacagcccttcagatatttgaagatggctatcctatcacctctcagtctcctcctccaggctaaacgtacccaactccctcataaggcttggtctccagtcccttgagcatcttggtcaccctcctctgcacaccttccagcttgtcaacatccttcttaaattgtggcgcccagaactggacacagtcttCCAGTTGTGGTCTCACCAAGGCAGGCTAGAGCAGTACTGTGACTTTCCCTGACCTGCACACTACTGTGGGTACAGCCTAGAAtaccattagcttttttttttttttgctgctgtgtcaCCCTGTTGACTCCTGTTCAGCATGTGGCCctctaagacccctagatctggGCAACCATTGGAGGATGTCTGTCTTTCTCACCGTTCCCAGCTAGGGATATTGCCAGGCTTAATAAGGGGAGAAATTTGGTAGCTGGAAGAATAAATCAAATTAACTCACACACAACAACCTGCATCTCCAATCAATCATTGTAATCAAGTATTGAATTatacaaaatatataaattaacagTTTTTACAGAAGGCACATTTGAGGCTTATTGAAGTCCAGGCACCCACACAATCTCCTTGACCCTTGTCACAAAGCATAGGGTGCTGTTGCTACTGACCCATGACTGTCGTGACAACTTAGAATCTCTTTCTTGGTCAGCCCGGTTTGTCTGTGGTACTGTCCTTCTCGGACTGTCTTAATGCACTTCACATCCTTCCCGAGGGTGATGCTTTTGATGGAAGGCAGAAATTTCAGCATCGTTTTCGATACGGAGTTCGCCACCCCTGTGCCAGACAGGTTGAGCTCCTGCAAAGAATTGAGGCTGTAGAAAACTTCCGCATTCAAGGATTTGACATTGGGGCTGTTGGACAAATCGAGCGCTTGGAGAGCTGGCAGGTCTTTGAAGGCGTACGGCAAAATCTCCACCAGGTCGGGAATCCCACTGAGCGACAGGTGGATCAAATCCTTCAGCCCCCGGAATGCCCCTTTCTCAATGGCTGCCACTGGGTTCCCGTCGAGGTTGAGGAACCGGAGAGGGATCCCTTGGAGATCGGGGATCCTCTTCAACCTGTTTCCAGACAGGTTTAAGCTCTGGATGTTGGGAACAGCTTTGCCCTGGTGTCTCGAAACGAGGCTGATCAAGTTGTTCGAGAGGTCCACGTTGATGGGCTTCC
This window contains:
- the TSKU gene encoding tsukushi, producing MPFLIWFHLLLISPNVGASKTCFPGCHCEVESFGLFDSFSLTKVDCSGIGPHIVPVPIPLDTTYLDLSSNNLDSINESMLTGPGYTTLVSLDLSYNKISKIFPTTFSRLRYLESLDLSHNSLVALPDECFSGSPLGDVDLSNNFILDISTNIFASKGQGKPINVDLSNNLISLVSRHQGKAVPNIQSLNLSGNRLKRIPDLQGIPLRFLNLDGNPVAAIEKGAFRGLKDLIHLSLSGIPDLVEILPYAFKDLPALQALDLSNSPNVKSLNAEVFYSLNSLQELNLSGTGVANSVSKTMLKFLPSIKSITLGKDVKCIKTVREGQYHRQTGLTKKEILSCHDSHGSVATAPYAL